The Haloprofundus salinisoli region GTCTCCAGGGCGGCGTCGCCGAGGCTTCGCGCGACCTCCACCGACTCGGACTCGACGGTTACAGGGGCCGAAAGGGATAACACCGACGCGTCGGCGGTCGCTCCGGGCCGAATCGTCTTCTGGAGACTCGACGGCGTCGTTTTCGCCCGAGAAGGCAACAATCAACGCTTATAGGGTAGCACACCCAAGCGCCGGACGTTGGAAACTCCGGTATGAATCCATGGATAGCCATCGGCGCACTGGCGGTCGTCGGCATCGGCATCCCGATTGGGATGATGGCGGTGTCGTCGTTGCTTCGCCCGAGTGTGCCGGAACAAGGAAAAAGTGCCACCTACGAGAGCGGTGAGATTCCGACGGGGAGCGCGCGCATCCAGTTCAACATCCAGTACTACATGGTTGCGCTGCTGTTCGTCGTCTTCGACATCGAAACCGTCCTCATCTTCCCGTGGACCGTCATCTATCGCTCCGCACTGGAGCAGGGTGTCAGTCTCGGAGCGGTGTTGACGCCGATGCTCGTCTTCGTCGGAATCCTCGTCGTCGGTCTCCTCTGGGCGTGGCGCAACGGCGCGGTCGAGTGGGTCAAAAGCCCGCGTGCGACCCGTCGGAAGACTGAGAGGCAATCATGAGTAGCGACCAGCCATTCGTCACAGACGATTCACAAGTACTGACCGATACCCGCGACGCCCGCTTGGCGGGCGCAGACAACCGGTTCAACTCCAAACTCCGGGAGGCGTTCGGCTCGTCGCCGTTCATCCTCACGAAGTTCGACAAGTTCATGAACTGGGTCCGGGGGTCGTCGATGTTCATGCTGCAGTTCGGCATCGCCTGCTGCAGCATCGAGATGATGCACACGTACGCGGTCAAACACGACCTCGACCGCTTCGGCGCGGGTGTGCCGCGTGCCTCGCCGCGACAGGCGGACGTCATCATCGTGCCGGGCACTATCGTCTCGAAGTTCGCCCCGCGGATGAAGCGCGTCTACGACCAGATGCCCGAGCCGAAGTTCGTCGTCGGCATGGGCTCCTGTACCATCTCGGGCGGCCCGTTCCAGGAGGGGTACAACGTCATCAAGGGCGCAGAGGAGGTCATCCCCGTCGACATCCACATCCCCGGTTGTCCGCCGCGCCCCGAGGCGCTCGTCTACGGCGTCGCCAAACTCCAAGAGCGCATCGCCAACGGCGAGAGTTCGCCGGTCGTCGTCAAACCGTACGAACTCGAGCAGTTCGGCGACCTCGAACGCGACGAGATCGTCGACCAACTCGCCGAGGAGATAGACACCGACGACCTCGTCATGCGCTATAACTGGGCTGATTCGCCATGAGCTTGGAACGACCCGAGACGTCCGAGAGCAAGAGCGTCCAGCGCCACAGCGCCGACGAACTCGCCGACCTGCTCGGCGACCTCGTCATCGGACGCGAGGAACACATCAACGCGCCGGGCTACGTCATCCGGCCGGACTCGGTCCAGGAGACGCTCTCGCTTCTGAAGAACGAAGCGGGCTTCGACCACCTCTCCTGCCTCACCGCCGAGGAGCGCGCGGACCGCTACGAGTCCATCTACCACATGAAGAAGTTCGACGACCCGACCCAGGAGGTCAGCGTCGTCGTTCCCACGTCGAAGGACAATCCAGTCAGCCAGTCGGCCGAACCGGTCTTCCGGACCGCTGACTGGCACGAGCGCGAGGCGTACGACCTCGTCGGCATCGAGTACGAGGGCCACCCCGACATGCGGCGCATCCTCCTGCCGGAGACGTGGCAGGGCCACCCGCTGGCGAAAGATTACGACCAGGAACGCCCGCAGGTCGTCTCGCTCCGCGAGCACGCGAACCCGCTCCAGGAGGACCACAGAGACGACCAGGACTCGGAGACGATGTACCTCAACATCGGGCCGCACCACCCGGCGACCCACGGGGTGCTCCACCTGGAGTGCACGCTCGACGGCGAGCAGGTCGCCGACGTCAACCCCGACATCGGCTACCTCCACCGCTGTGAGGAGCAGATGTGCCAGAACGGCACCTACCGCTACCAGATCATGCCGTACCCGGACCGCTGGGACTACATCTCGGCGGGCCTGCTCAACGAGTGGGCGTACGCCCGCGCGGCCGAGGACCTCGCCGACATCGAGGTGCCCGAATACGCGCAGGTCATCCGGACGATGGGCGCGGAGCTCTGCCGCATCGCCGCGCACATGCTGGCGGTCGGGACGTTCGCGCTCGACGTCTACGGCGACTTCACGGCCATCTTCATGTACGCCATCCGCGACCGCGAGAAGGCCCAGAACATCCTCGAGGACCTCACCGGTCAGCGGCTGATGTTCAACTACTTCCGTCTCGGCGGCGTCGTCTGGGACCTCCCCGAGCCCCGCGAGGAGTTCTTCGAGAAGACCCGCGACTTCCTCGAAGAGCTGCCGGAGGCGCTCGAAGAGTACCACGACCTCATCACCGGCAACGAGATTCTCCAGTCGCGCACCATCGGTACCGGCGTGTTGCCCCCGGAAGTCGCCAAGAACTACGGCGCGACGGGACCGGTGCTCCGCGGGTCGGGCGTCGACTACGACCTTCGCCGCGACGACCCCTACGGCTACTACGAGAACCTCGACTGGAACGTCATCGTCGAAGATGGCTGCGACAACTACTCGCGGCTGCTCGTCCGGATGAAGGAGGTCGAAGAGTCGGCGAAGATCATCGAGCAGTGCATCGACATCCTCGAGGACTGGCCCGAGGACGAGCGGAACATCCAGTCGAACGTGCCGCGGACGCTCCGTCCCGAGGACGACACCGAGATCTACCGCGCCGTCGAAGGCGCGAAAGGCGAACTCGGCATCTACATCCGCGCCGACGGCACCGAGAAACCCGGTCGCTTCAAGATTCGGAGCCCGTGTTTCTCGAACCTGCAGACGCTGCCGGAGATGTCGAACGGCGAGTACGTCCCGGACATGATCGCGTCGCTCGGCAGCCTCGACATCGTACTCGGTGAGGTCGACCGATGACGCCGCTGCAGCAAGGACCGGTACTGCTGCCCGAACGCATCGCGGGCCTGCTCGGTCTCGGCGACGGGTTGCTCGGACAGGTCGTCGGCGGACTCCTCGCGGCGTTTCTCATCGCGAACATCATGCTGGCGATGACCGCCGTCGCCGGGCCGTGGGCGAAGCGGAAGATCACCGCGGCGTTCACCGACCGCATCGCGGTCAACCGTATCGGGCCGTTCGGCCTGTTCATCATCATCGCCGACGCGGTTCGACTGCTCTCGAAGGAGCTCATCGTTCCCGAAGGGGTCGATCGTCCGGCGTGGGACCTCGCACCCATCATCCTGCCGGCGTCGGCGCTGTTGGGCTTCGCGGTCATCCCGATGGGCAGCGGCATCCAACTGGCCGACCCCGAGACGGGGCTCGTCTTCGCGTTCGCCGTCGCGTCCATCGCGTCGCTGTCGCTCGTGATGGGCGGCTACGCGTCGAACAACAAGTACTCGCTCATGGGCGGCCTGCGCGCGGTGGCGCAGAACATCGCCTACGAGATTCCGCTCATCGTGACGGCGGCGTCGGTGGTCATCTTCACCGGCACGCTGCAGATGAGCGAGATCGTCGCCGTCCAGCGCGAGCCGCTCATCGGTTTCGGCGGCGGCCTGACGATTCCGCAGTGGTTCGCGTTCGTCAACCCGTTCGCGTTCGTGCTGTTCCTCGTCGCCAACATGGCCGAGATCGGCCGCAACCCGTTCGACATTCCGGAGGCACCGACCGAGATCGTCGCCGGGTACCAGACCGAGTACTCCAGCGTCTACTTCGTGCTGTTCTACCTCGGGGAGTTCCTGCACATCTTCCTGGGTGGCGCGCTCATCGCGACGCTGTTCCTCGGCGGCCCGGCCGCGCCCATCGCGGCGCTGGAAGTGATTCCGGGCTTCGTCTGGTTCCTCATCAAGATCTGGGCGGTGTTCCTGTTCACGCAGTGGGCGCGCTCGGCGATTCCGCGCGTCCGCATCGACCAGCTGCTCGACATCGGTTGGAAGGGGATGCTCGTGCTCTCCTTCGCCAACCTGGTTCTCACGGCCATCATCGTGGGAGTGATAGCATGATTGGAATCCTGAAATCGATGGCAACGACGATGAAACACGCCCTCGACGGCCAGACGTTCACCGTCGAGTACCCGGACGTCGCCCCCGAGGTGAGTCCGCGGTTCCGCGGCGTGCACAAGTTCAGCCAGGAGCGCTGCATCTGGTGTCGCCAGTGCGAAAACGTCTGTCCGAACGACACGATCCAGATCGTTCAGGACGACAAGCGCAACGGCGAGCAGTACAACCTCCACATCGGCCAGTGCATCTACTGCCGACTCTGCGAGGAGGTCTGTCCCGTCGACGCCATCCTGCTGACGCAGAACTTCGAGTTCACGGCGGACACGAAAAACGAGTTCGTCTACAACAAGGAACAGCTCAAGAACGTCCCCTGGTACAAAGGGATCGACCCCCTCAACTCGCGCAACCCCGACCGGGACGCGTGGGTCGGCGAGGGAGACGGCGAGGTCGACTACCAGTAATCGAGAGCGAAGCGTCCGAAGTCGGGCGCGTCGCACGTTCTCGAAACCTTCAAACGGATACCTCAAGGAGACACACACAATGGTTTATGAAACCCTGGCGTTCGCGCTGTTCGCCCTCGTTACCGTGGGCTGCAGCCTGGGCGTCGTCCTCGTGCGGGACATCTGGCACTCCGCACTCCTGCTCGGGGGCGCGCTCTTGAGCGTCGCGGTGCACTACGTGATGCTGCAAGCGGAGTTCCTTGCAGCGATGCAGATTCTCGTCTACGTGGGCGGGGTACTCATCCTCATCACGTTCGCCGTGATGCTCACGCGGACCGACCCGGAGGTGAGTAGCACATGACGACTAAACCGCAGTTGAACGACGACTCGAACTTCCTCCCGGGGCTCGCGGCCCTGGGACTGTTCGTCGTGATGGCTGTCGTGTTCCTGCAGGCGGAGTTCGGTGACCCGCAGGGGTTCCCGGCCGACGTCAGCATCGTCGCCAGTATCGGCTACGCGATGTTCAACATCTCGGCGGACCAACTGCAGCAACAGATCGTGAGCGCCGAGGGCTTCCTCGCGGCGTTTCTCATCATGGCGATCGCGCTCGACGTCGCCATCGACGCCGCCGTTTACCTCGCAAAGCGCGAGGAGGCCGGCGAAGTCGTGACGGCGCTCGTCGACGACGTTCGCAGCGACGACCCGACCAGCGGCGGCGAGCCGACCGACGGACGCGGCCCCGCCGCGCGAGCAGATGGTGGCGTCGCTGACGACACGACTACCGGAGGTGACCGCTGATGGTGCCCCCGCAGTACTACCTGCTTCTCGCGGGTGCCGTCTTCTGTATCGGTCTGTTCGGCATCCTCACGCGTCGGAACGCGCTGTTGTTCCTGATGTCGGTCGAGTTGATGCTGAACGCGGCGAACATCAACCTCGTCGCCTTCTCGGTGTACTGGGGCAACGTAACGGGCCAGACGCTGAGCCTGTTCACGATGGCGCTGGCGGCCGCGGAGGTCGCCATCGGCATCGGCATCATCCTCACGCTCTACCGCAACTTCGGTGACGTGGACGTGACGGACGCAGCGTCGATGAGGTGGTAACTATGGTAGGTGCATTCGACTTCGTTCCGGCGATCGTTCTCCTGCCGTTCTTCTCGTTCCTAGTCGCGCTCTTCGCGGGCAAGTACATGCCCAAAGGGGGCGCACTCGCGGGCATCACGGCCACCGCAGGGTCGCTGTTGCTCTCGATCTGGACGGTACTGACGGTAGCGGGCGGCGCAACGCTTCAACAGACGCTCTACACGTGGGCGGGCGCAGAGCAACTCCCGTTCGAGCTGACGTTCGGACTGCTCATCGACCCGCTGTCGGCGATGATGCTAATCATCGTCACGCTCATCGCGTTCCTCGTCCACGTCTTCTCGCTCGGCTACATGAACGACGAGGGCGAGACCGGCCTTCCGCGGTACTACGCCGGTCTCGGCCTGTTCACGGCGTCGATGCTTGGCTTCGTCGTCGCGGACAACCTGCTGATGGCGTTCATGTTCTTCGAGCTGGTCGGGCTCTGCTCGTTCCTGCTCATCGGCTTCTGGTTCCGCGAGACCGCTCCGCCGAGCGCGGCGAAGAAAGCGTTCCTCGTCACGCGCTTCGGTGACTACTTCTTCCTCATCGGCGTCGTCGCCGTCTTCGCCACGTTCGGCACGGCGGCGTTCGCTGGCGAGGGAAGCTTCCCGGCGCTCGCGGAAGCGGCACTCGCGGGCGAGGGCGCGGGCGACGTGACCACGTTCTTCGGACTCGACCCGCAGGCGTGGTTCACCGTCATCGGCCTCCTCGTCCTCGGCGGCGTGGTGGGTAAGTCCGCGCAGTTCCCGCTGCACACGTGGCTGCCCGACGCCATGGAGGGTCCGACCCCCGTGTCGGCGCTCATCCACGCGGCGACGATGGTCGCCGCCGGTGTCTACCTCGTCGCGCGGATGTACGGCTTCTACGCGCTGACGCCGACGACGCTCGCCATCATCGCGTTCATCGGCGGGTTCACCGCCCTGTTCGCGGCGACGATGGGCGTCGTCAAGCGCGAGATCAAACAGGTGCTCGCGTACTCGACTATCTCCCAGTACGGCTAC contains the following coding sequences:
- a CDS encoding NADH-quinone oxidoreductase subunit A, encoding MNPWIAIGALAVVGIGIPIGMMAVSSLLRPSVPEQGKSATYESGEIPTGSARIQFNIQYYMVALLFVVFDIETVLIFPWTVIYRSALEQGVSLGAVLTPMLVFVGILVVGLLWAWRNGAVEWVKSPRATRRKTERQS
- a CDS encoding NADH-quinone oxidoreductase subunit B; the protein is MSSDQPFVTDDSQVLTDTRDARLAGADNRFNSKLREAFGSSPFILTKFDKFMNWVRGSSMFMLQFGIACCSIEMMHTYAVKHDLDRFGAGVPRASPRQADVIIVPGTIVSKFAPRMKRVYDQMPEPKFVVGMGSCTISGGPFQEGYNVIKGAEEVIPVDIHIPGCPPRPEALVYGVAKLQERIANGESSPVVVKPYELEQFGDLERDEIVDQLAEEIDTDDLVMRYNWADSP
- a CDS encoding NADH-quinone oxidoreductase subunit D → MSLERPETSESKSVQRHSADELADLLGDLVIGREEHINAPGYVIRPDSVQETLSLLKNEAGFDHLSCLTAEERADRYESIYHMKKFDDPTQEVSVVVPTSKDNPVSQSAEPVFRTADWHEREAYDLVGIEYEGHPDMRRILLPETWQGHPLAKDYDQERPQVVSLREHANPLQEDHRDDQDSETMYLNIGPHHPATHGVLHLECTLDGEQVADVNPDIGYLHRCEEQMCQNGTYRYQIMPYPDRWDYISAGLLNEWAYARAAEDLADIEVPEYAQVIRTMGAELCRIAAHMLAVGTFALDVYGDFTAIFMYAIRDREKAQNILEDLTGQRLMFNYFRLGGVVWDLPEPREEFFEKTRDFLEELPEALEEYHDLITGNEILQSRTIGTGVLPPEVAKNYGATGPVLRGSGVDYDLRRDDPYGYYENLDWNVIVEDGCDNYSRLLVRMKEVEESAKIIEQCIDILEDWPEDERNIQSNVPRTLRPEDDTEIYRAVEGAKGELGIYIRADGTEKPGRFKIRSPCFSNLQTLPEMSNGEYVPDMIASLGSLDIVLGEVDR
- a CDS encoding complex I subunit 1/NuoH family protein, giving the protein MTPLQQGPVLLPERIAGLLGLGDGLLGQVVGGLLAAFLIANIMLAMTAVAGPWAKRKITAAFTDRIAVNRIGPFGLFIIIADAVRLLSKELIVPEGVDRPAWDLAPIILPASALLGFAVIPMGSGIQLADPETGLVFAFAVASIASLSLVMGGYASNNKYSLMGGLRAVAQNIAYEIPLIVTAASVVIFTGTLQMSEIVAVQREPLIGFGGGLTIPQWFAFVNPFAFVLFLVANMAEIGRNPFDIPEAPTEIVAGYQTEYSSVYFVLFYLGEFLHIFLGGALIATLFLGGPAAPIAALEVIPGFVWFLIKIWAVFLFTQWARSAIPRVRIDQLLDIGWKGMLVLSFANLVLTAIIVGVIA
- a CDS encoding NuoI/complex I 23 kDa subunit family protein, whose protein sequence is MIGILKSMATTMKHALDGQTFTVEYPDVAPEVSPRFRGVHKFSQERCIWCRQCENVCPNDTIQIVQDDKRNGEQYNLHIGQCIYCRLCEEVCPVDAILLTQNFEFTADTKNEFVYNKEQLKNVPWYKGIDPLNSRNPDRDAWVGEGDGEVDYQ
- a CDS encoding NADH-quinone oxidoreductase subunit J, producing the protein MVYETLAFALFALVTVGCSLGVVLVRDIWHSALLLGGALLSVAVHYVMLQAEFLAAMQILVYVGGVLILITFAVMLTRTDPEVSST
- a CDS encoding proton-conducting membrane transporter, whose amino-acid sequence is MTTKPQLNDDSNFLPGLAALGLFVVMAVVFLQAEFGDPQGFPADVSIVASIGYAMFNISADQLQQQIVSAEGFLAAFLIMAIALDVAIDAAVYLAKREEAGEVVTALVDDVRSDDPTSGGEPTDGRGPAARADGGVADDTTTGGDR
- the nuoK gene encoding NADH-quinone oxidoreductase subunit NuoK; amino-acid sequence: MVPPQYYLLLAGAVFCIGLFGILTRRNALLFLMSVELMLNAANINLVAFSVYWGNVTGQTLSLFTMALAAAEVAIGIGIILTLYRNFGDVDVTDAASMRW